The following proteins come from a genomic window of Tepidibacillus fermentans:
- a CDS encoding antibiotic biosynthesis monooxygenase family protein, whose amino-acid sequence MYVVMNHLFVPEKEVEHLKKVFVHSTESMKQVKGFIDFQLMYSNDQQDLLVYTKWQSQDDYHAWKNSEAFHQAHQGMHDGKIDSKVETFNIIPL is encoded by the coding sequence ATGTATGTAGTCATGAATCATTTATTTGTCCCAGAAAAAGAGGTTGAACATCTCAAAAAAGTGTTTGTACACAGTACGGAATCTATGAAGCAAGTGAAAGGGTTTATTGATTTTCAACTGATGTATTCGAATGATCAACAGGATCTATTAGTTTATACCAAATGGCAAAGTCAAGATGATTATCATGCGTGGAAGAACAGTGAAGCCTTTCATCAGGCCCATCAAGGTATGCATGATGGCAAAATAGACTCAAAAGTAGAAACGTTTAATATTATTCCGCTATAA